A window from Candidatus Methylomirabilis tolerans encodes these proteins:
- the asnB gene encoding asparagine synthase (glutamine-hydrolyzing), with protein MCGIAGVISTLGAAETSAPDAVRRMTARMSVRGPDAEGQWLSAGVVLGHRRLAILDLDPRANQPMTSTDGRYAIVFNGEIYNFRELRRELETDGVVFRTTSDTEVLLNLFALEGERMLRRLRGMFAFAIWDTQTRELFLARDPYGIKPLYYARTRDGFVFASQVKALLASGLVSLEREPAGLAGFYLWGSVPEPWTLCRDVFALPAGHWLRVRTGVADASVRWYDIRTHWQENGCTPSPSELQERVRQALTDSVRAHLVADVPVSVFLSGGLDSGVTAGLASELGAHVEGITIGFEEFGGRHDDEVPVARAIAAHYSLPHYVRMVSRTEFEQDTPRILDAMDQPSIDGVNTWFASKAAAERGYKVVLSGVGGDELFCGYSSFRQIPRMAALGQALAAVPGSRAVLGIPCSYLAKSRSQPKLAGMPAFMASLEGMYFLNRSLFLPEELPALMGADMAGEGLARLGGSPPGMAKADARDGTAAVGLLESTFYLRNQLLRDSDWASMEHSLELRTPLVDVKLLQSLGTFVSRFATGLGKTMLARSLTKALPDLVVHRPKTGFSLPMAAWLSDTTQRHAGADLPLASARRTPWARRWARVIVERMTACE; from the coding sequence ATGTGCGGCATAGCAGGTGTTATCTCAACACTGGGGGCGGCAGAAACATCAGCGCCTGATGCTGTTCGGCGGATGACGGCCCGCATGTCCGTCCGGGGTCCCGACGCGGAGGGCCAGTGGTTAAGTGCCGGGGTCGTACTGGGCCATCGCCGCCTTGCGATTCTCGACCTGGACCCCCGCGCGAACCAACCAATGACATCCACAGACGGACGCTATGCCATTGTTTTCAACGGCGAAATCTACAACTTTCGCGAATTGCGCCGAGAACTGGAAACGGACGGCGTAGTCTTCCGTACCACATCCGATACGGAAGTCCTCCTCAATCTTTTTGCTTTAGAAGGCGAGCGGATGTTGCGTCGACTGCGTGGCATGTTTGCCTTCGCCATCTGGGATACCCAGACCCGCGAACTGTTTCTCGCGCGTGATCCCTATGGCATCAAGCCGCTTTACTACGCCCGAACAAGGGATGGCTTCGTCTTCGCATCCCAGGTCAAGGCGTTGCTCGCTTCCGGCCTAGTTTCTTTAGAACGTGAACCGGCGGGGTTGGCGGGATTTTATCTCTGGGGCAGCGTACCCGAGCCGTGGACGCTGTGCCGCGATGTATTCGCGCTGCCGGCCGGGCACTGGTTGCGGGTGCGCACCGGCGTGGCGGACGCGTCTGTCCGTTGGTATGACATTCGCACCCACTGGCAGGAAAATGGCTGCACACCATCTCCCTCGGAGTTGCAGGAACGGGTACGGCAGGCGCTGACAGATTCGGTGCGCGCCCATCTGGTGGCGGATGTTCCGGTGAGCGTGTTTCTGTCCGGAGGTCTCGACTCAGGGGTCACCGCCGGTCTGGCGTCTGAGCTGGGCGCACACGTGGAGGGTATTACCATCGGCTTTGAGGAGTTCGGCGGCCGCCATGACGACGAGGTTCCTGTGGCGCGCGCCATTGCGGCCCACTATAGCCTGCCGCACTATGTGCGCATGGTTTCCCGTACAGAATTCGAGCAGGACACCCCGCGCATTCTCGACGCCATGGATCAGCCCTCCATCGACGGCGTCAACACGTGGTTCGCCAGCAAGGCGGCGGCCGAACGCGGCTACAAGGTGGTGCTATCGGGCGTCGGCGGTGATGAACTCTTTTGCGGCTATTCTTCCTTCCGACAGATTCCACGCATGGCTGCGCTGGGGCAGGCGCTTGCAGCCGTTCCAGGTTCTCGCGCCGTGCTGGGGATACCCTGTTCCTATCTGGCCAAGAGCCGGTCGCAACCCAAGCTCGCCGGTATGCCGGCGTTCATGGCTTCCTTGGAAGGCATGTATTTCCTTAACCGCAGCCTTTTCCTACCCGAGGAACTGCCAGCCCTGATGGGGGCGGACATGGCGGGGGAGGGCTTGGCGCGCCTTGGCGGCTCGCCGCCCGGCATGGCCAAGGCCGATGCCAGGGATGGTACCGCCGCCGTTGGTTTGCTGGAATCCACATTTTACCTGCGCAACCAACTGCTACGCGACAGCGACTGGGCCAGCATGGAACATTCATTGGAACTGCGGACACCTTTGGTCGATGTGAAGTTGCTTCAATCACTCGGGACGTTCGTGTCACGTTTTGCTACCGGCTTAGGCAAGACTATGCTGGCGCGGTCGCTCACGAAGGCGTTGCCGGATTTAGTCGTACATCGCCCCAAGACGGGCTTCTCTTTGCCAATGGCGGCGTGGTTGTCAGATACAACCCAGAGGCATGCAGGGGCAGACCTGCCTCTGGCGTCTGCGCGGCGGACGCCTTGGGCGCGCCGCTGGGCAAGGGTCATCGTCGAGCGAATGACGGCATGCGAGTAA
- a CDS encoding glycosyltransferase family 4 protein, which translates to MKKRVAMITHEMSLVGGLATMITFLYRTLIQSGRYEPELISLATSASDTASFQLRSPATWLRQPRIERLPWHDLTFTHAGVWGSELEFQRYRPRRKLTELLKGYDLLQFVVGSPPWVCIAERVDRPTLLWTATTTRADRKSQMRNSSRSRRAWSSLMVPLAERYERRALKATDSIFALSEYTRAAIEPIAGAEKVVLAPCGVDINLFRPAARPEGHYILCVARFSDPRKNVRLLLDAYELLEKRVGAAPDLYLIGDPPSEQSRLQLHILGMAKKVHLHGPKQGEELAALYRNASFFVLSSNEEGLGIVILEAMASGLPVVSTACGGPITAVSEGETGLLTPIGDAQALAAAMEKLVRDPALRERMGREGRRVAEKHFSLAAAGKVFLDQYERLLSGQSEWNSG; encoded by the coding sequence ATGAAAAAGCGCGTTGCCATGATAACTCATGAGATGTCTCTCGTCGGTGGTCTGGCGACGATGATTACCTTTCTGTACCGAACGTTAATTCAGTCGGGGCGGTATGAGCCCGAACTCATATCGCTCGCCACGTCAGCTTCCGACACGGCCAGCTTCCAGTTGAGGTCGCCGGCAACCTGGCTGCGACAACCGCGGATTGAACGACTCCCCTGGCACGATTTGACGTTCACGCATGCGGGTGTGTGGGGTAGCGAACTAGAATTTCAGAGATACCGGCCGCGGCGGAAGCTCACTGAATTGCTGAAAGGTTACGACCTGCTGCAGTTTGTTGTCGGCAGTCCTCCGTGGGTTTGTATCGCTGAGCGCGTCGATCGTCCGACTCTTCTTTGGACAGCCACAACCACGCGCGCTGATCGCAAGAGCCAGATGCGCAATAGCTCAAGATCGCGGCGAGCATGGTCGTCGTTGATGGTTCCCCTCGCTGAACGATACGAACGCCGTGCCTTGAAAGCGACAGACTCAATCTTCGCGCTCAGCGAGTACACGCGCGCTGCGATCGAGCCGATTGCGGGAGCGGAAAAAGTTGTGCTCGCGCCATGTGGCGTGGACATAAATCTTTTTCGACCAGCGGCGCGGCCGGAAGGTCATTACATTCTCTGCGTGGCCCGATTCTCCGATCCACGTAAGAACGTGCGCCTGCTGCTCGATGCATACGAGCTACTTGAGAAAAGGGTAGGGGCAGCTCCCGATCTGTATCTGATTGGTGATCCTCCTTCTGAACAGTCACGTTTGCAGCTCCACATTCTGGGAATGGCGAAGAAGGTTCACTTGCATGGGCCAAAGCAGGGCGAGGAGTTGGCCGCGCTCTATCGCAACGCGAGTTTCTTCGTGCTCTCTTCCAACGAAGAAGGCCTCGGAATAGTGATACTCGAAGCGATGGCGAGTGGACTGCCGGTTGTGAGCACGGCTTGTGGCGGGCCGATAACGGCTGTAAGCGAAGGAGAGACTGGATTGCTGACACCCATCGGCGATGCTCAGGCTCTCGCTGCGGCAATGGAGAAATTAGTGCGCGACCCGGCTCTTCGGGAGCGGATGGGGAGGGAAGGACGGAGGGTTGCCGAGAAACACTTTTCGCTCGCCGCCGCGGGTAAGGTTTTTCTGGATCAGTATGAGAGGCTGCTGAGTGGCCAAAGCGAATGGAACTCGGGATGA